The following are encoded together in the Robertmurraya sp. FSL R5-0851 genome:
- a CDS encoding PepSY-associated TM helix domain-containing protein has protein sequence METVINTTTKSDAQQKSSLYRAVWRWHFYAGIIVAPFLIILAVTGSIYLFKPQIEQVIYQDLFEVTPQGDKIPASQQIEEVKRLYPDAVISKYRPGENATRSSEVGLTVNDQSLTVFVDPYTGKFIGELNSEDRIMDKIEEFHGELMIGTIGDRIVELAACWTIVLMVTGLYLWLPRKKPNMSGVLYMRWNKGRSILARDLHVVPAFWITAGMLFLVMTGLPWSGFWGTQFQTIATNSGAGYPPSVWVGNAPVSTVTKDIAEVPWAAETLDVPVSEVQGFIPVSIDDVVQIANREGVHPSYTVFLPKEATGVYTLSAFPPKAEDEITMHIDQYSGAVLTDYRFDHYGFIGQVVALGITLHKGTQFGLINQLASLLICLGIILVAISGFYLWLKRKPRKSMGAPKSTSIKNMKLFLFVLIGLGILFPLVGLSLIVIFLMDVLLIKRIPFLKRFLHV, from the coding sequence GTGGAAACGGTTATCAACACAACAACGAAATCAGACGCACAACAAAAATCATCTCTTTATCGGGCTGTATGGAGATGGCATTTTTATGCTGGGATTATTGTTGCACCTTTCTTAATCATCCTTGCCGTTACGGGTTCTATCTATTTATTTAAGCCACAGATCGAACAGGTGATATATCAAGATTTATTCGAGGTTACGCCACAGGGTGATAAAATTCCGGCATCGCAACAAATAGAAGAAGTAAAGAGGCTATATCCTGACGCAGTGATATCTAAATATCGGCCGGGAGAAAATGCTACACGTTCGAGCGAGGTAGGTCTCACTGTAAATGATCAATCATTAACCGTCTTTGTTGATCCGTATACGGGAAAATTCATAGGTGAATTAAATAGTGAAGATCGCATCATGGATAAAATTGAGGAATTTCACGGCGAGTTAATGATAGGAACAATTGGAGATAGAATCGTAGAATTAGCTGCATGCTGGACCATCGTTTTGATGGTTACAGGTCTTTATTTATGGCTGCCTAGAAAGAAGCCGAATATGTCAGGTGTCCTTTATATGAGATGGAATAAAGGAAGAAGTATTTTAGCTAGAGATCTACATGTTGTTCCTGCTTTTTGGATAACAGCAGGAATGTTATTTTTGGTTATGACAGGGTTACCGTGGTCAGGGTTTTGGGGAACCCAGTTTCAAACGATCGCTACCAACTCTGGGGCAGGATATCCCCCTTCCGTTTGGGTAGGAAATGCACCTGTCTCGACCGTTACGAAAGATATTGCGGAGGTTCCATGGGCAGCTGAAACATTAGATGTCCCGGTTTCAGAAGTACAAGGCTTTATCCCAGTCTCGATCGATGATGTGGTTCAGATTGCTAACCGTGAAGGGGTACATCCAAGTTATACAGTCTTTCTTCCAAAAGAAGCAACGGGAGTGTACACGTTATCCGCTTTCCCGCCAAAAGCTGAGGACGAGATCACGATGCATATTGACCAATACTCGGGCGCGGTGTTAACGGACTATCGATTTGATCATTATGGATTCATCGGACAAGTTGTTGCGTTAGGGATTACCTTGCATAAAGGAACACAATTTGGGTTAATCAATCAGTTGGCAAGTCTTCTTATTTGCTTAGGAATCATCCTTGTGGCCATTAGTGGATTTTATTTATGGCTAAAGCGGAAGCCGAGAAAGAGTATGGGTGCACCAAAATCGACTAGCATTAAAAATATGAAGCTATTTTTATTCGTTTTAATAGGTTTGGGTATTCTGTTTCCTTTGG
- a CDS encoding YibE/F family protein, giving the protein MNLILNQLNKLTYKQIVMYVLLALCFVSSVIFVNNNYSFYERPIAKVIETKLEDSTKVTDMHNNEDQLFTQQIVAELKNGDKKGELIHLTNQYSASGAYDQEYQVGNELFVWMDTNTHEDGVLTGSIKNVKRDKYVLIVAWIFIFTLLFVGKKQGLFSIVSLAVNAVLLSYALDMYVKTSAISLLVACSISAILFTAISLLLVNGFNEKTYSAVIATLVTTFVSLFIAYLVLWLTSEEGLRYEEMQFLTRPPQTVFMAGILVGSLGAVMDVAITMSSSIFGLYEKNNHISIKVLKASGMEIGKDVMGTMTNILFFAYISGSIPMLILYMKNGSPLGYTLSMNLSLELARALAGGIGIVLTIPIGLYISIFFVNRKRAKS; this is encoded by the coding sequence TTGAATCTAATACTTAACCAGTTGAACAAATTAACTTACAAACAAATCGTAATGTATGTACTACTAGCTCTTTGTTTTGTAAGCTCTGTTATTTTTGTGAATAACAATTACTCATTCTATGAACGCCCCATAGCGAAGGTCATCGAGACCAAACTAGAAGATTCCACCAAAGTAACGGACATGCATAATAATGAAGATCAACTATTCACACAACAAATAGTAGCCGAATTAAAAAATGGAGATAAAAAGGGAGAGCTGATCCATTTAACCAACCAATATTCCGCTTCAGGAGCTTATGACCAAGAATATCAGGTTGGAAATGAACTGTTTGTATGGATGGATACGAATACTCATGAAGATGGAGTATTAACCGGAAGCATCAAAAACGTAAAACGAGATAAATACGTGCTAATCGTAGCATGGATTTTTATCTTCACTTTGCTTTTTGTTGGAAAAAAGCAAGGGTTGTTTTCAATTGTCAGCTTAGCAGTCAACGCCGTTCTCCTCTCGTATGCCTTAGATATGTATGTAAAAACATCAGCCATCAGCTTGTTAGTCGCTTGCAGTATCAGTGCGATCCTATTTACTGCCATCTCCTTGCTACTTGTTAACGGTTTTAATGAAAAAACCTATTCAGCAGTAATAGCCACCCTTGTAACAACCTTTGTTTCTCTATTCATAGCTTATCTAGTACTGTGGCTAACTTCTGAAGAAGGCCTTCGTTACGAAGAAATGCAGTTTCTCACTCGTCCCCCTCAAACGGTATTTATGGCGGGAATATTAGTCGGATCTCTAGGTGCTGTGATGGATGTAGCCATTACTATGTCTTCTTCTATCTTTGGGTTGTACGAAAAAAACAATCATATATCAATAAAAGTGCTTAAAGCTTCTGGTATGGAAATTGGAAAAGATGTGATGGGAACGATGACCAATATATTGTTCTTTGCCTATATAAGTGGTTCTATCCCAATGCTCATTTTATATATGAAGAATGGTTCTCCTCTTGGATACACTCTTTCCATGAATCTTTCCCTGGAATTAGCTAGGGCCCTTGCTGGTGGAATCGGAATTGTATTAACGATCCCGATCGGTCTATATATATCTATCTTTTTTGTTAACCGAAAGAGGGCAAAATCATGA
- a CDS encoding ABC transporter permease, with translation MEANITAKKQTPSKTSFDLFQFFYKYGTIITIIALVIIFSLANPAFIQGNNIVNILRSISIVTIIAIGITISLTVDGFDLSVGSVASLSNAIVISMFVWFSQNTFVAIISAIAAALVVGILNSIMIVKMRIPDMLMTLATMFIIQGTALTYTKGATVSQNMVLPNGTMAEGLISPFFSKIGQVPWIIVIMVVVVVVVHIFLTYTKHGRYMYVIGGNKEAARLSGIPVNKYKVTAYLLSALFAAIGGIVLASRVMTSEINSGAPYLMDSVAAAFIGFSVLGAGKPNAFGTFVGAVLIGILANGLVMMSVPYYAMDIVKGTVLAFALAITYYKQK, from the coding sequence ATGGAGGCAAACATAACAGCAAAGAAACAGACCCCGTCAAAAACGTCATTTGATCTTTTCCAATTTTTTTATAAATATGGAACGATTATTACAATCATTGCACTCGTGATCATATTTTCATTGGCCAATCCCGCATTTATACAAGGAAATAATATTGTAAATATCCTGCGTTCCATTTCAATTGTAACTATCATTGCAATCGGGATTACCATCAGTTTAACGGTTGATGGCTTTGATCTTTCCGTTGGATCGGTGGCCTCCTTATCAAATGCAATCGTGATTTCTATGTTCGTTTGGTTTTCGCAAAATACCTTTGTAGCTATTATTTCGGCAATTGCCGCAGCATTAGTTGTAGGGATTTTGAATTCTATTATGATTGTAAAAATGCGGATTCCTGATATGTTAATGACCCTTGCAACCATGTTTATTATTCAAGGAACGGCATTGACCTATACAAAGGGAGCGACTGTTTCACAAAACATGGTGTTGCCTAATGGAACGATGGCAGAAGGCCTAATTAGTCCGTTTTTTTCGAAAATCGGTCAGGTGCCATGGATTATTGTCATCATGGTGGTTGTTGTTGTAGTGGTTCATATCTTTTTAACGTATACGAAACATGGAAGATACATGTATGTGATCGGGGGAAATAAAGAAGCAGCAAGACTATCAGGTATTCCGGTTAATAAATACAAAGTGACTGCCTACCTGCTTTCTGCGCTCTTTGCCGCAATTGGTGGGATTGTCTTAGCTTCACGGGTTATGACATCTGAAATCAACTCAGGTGCACCTTACTTAATGGATTCTGTAGCAGCTGCATTTATCGGATTTTCCGTTTTAGGTGCTGGTAAGCCCAATGCATTCGGAACCTTCGTTGGTGCGGTGTTGATCGGGATTTTAGCAAACGGACTCGTCATGATGTCTGTTCCTTATTACGCAATGGACATCGTAAAGGGAACGGTTTTAGCATTTGCGTTGGCAATCACATATTATAAACAGAAGTAA
- a CDS encoding WG repeat-containing protein, with protein MENHRVVNELFPASIRTIEGIQWGYINNIGQFVIPPQYEEVNVFQPNGLAIVWLNGRAGIIDQNGKFVVRPIYHSIYSFFEGLAFVFEDEKGYSVINEKGEILNDKPYPFSYIGDFREQRAVIQEFVNRTEFLYGYLDSSGNIIIPPQYIYAHDFRDGKAIVGLKDGTSAIIGLDGEILTIYPFEQMGPLSEALISFRKTVRDKAGYVNEAGKVVIPPRFSYAGPFEKGRAIVNVSEDYKNEYGFIDKTGAYILEPKYHDIQLLGGERASVAKAIDPEYPQAGTIFALADTTTGVFLTDFSYDSMNEFEGKYSSVTKGISSFFINKNGRRALNLPVIHGVGTLSLKDHLIQAFVDERYSYFNRYGHLIWAQNSILPLNSSLFIHEGKYRPTKDYLVYYPQIVGMTDKEAQSKVNQVLRETSRVKELPKNEPLYYSYSGDFNVQFYKKHLLVLELTGYEYTFGAAHGMPSKINIPIDLNTSRIYALKDLFKPDSNYVNVLSEVIRKQIQQQEDSYINEEDYKGIVENQPFYVTKEELVIYFKPYEIAAYALGFPEFKISYQDIKSVINETGAFWRSFQ; from the coding sequence ATGGAAAATCACCGTGTCGTGAATGAGTTATTTCCAGCTTCAATTAGAACTATAGAGGGGATTCAATGGGGATATATCAATAATATAGGACAATTTGTTATCCCTCCTCAATATGAGGAAGTAAATGTATTCCAACCGAACGGGCTGGCAATCGTATGGCTAAACGGTCGTGCAGGTATAATTGACCAAAACGGCAAGTTTGTAGTCCGCCCCATTTATCATTCCATTTATTCCTTTTTTGAAGGCCTTGCATTTGTATTTGAGGATGAAAAGGGGTATAGCGTGATTAATGAGAAAGGAGAAATTCTAAATGACAAGCCCTACCCGTTTTCGTATATTGGTGATTTTCGGGAACAACGAGCTGTTATTCAGGAATTTGTAAATAGAACAGAATTTCTTTATGGCTATTTAGATTCTAGTGGGAACATAATCATTCCTCCTCAATATATCTATGCACATGATTTTCGTGACGGTAAAGCAATAGTAGGACTGAAGGACGGTACATCTGCAATTATTGGGTTGGATGGTGAGATCCTTACTATCTATCCTTTTGAACAAATGGGTCCGTTAAGTGAAGCATTGATTTCCTTTAGGAAAACTGTTCGGGATAAAGCTGGGTATGTAAATGAAGCAGGGAAGGTCGTCATCCCTCCTCGCTTTTCGTATGCTGGTCCCTTTGAGAAGGGAAGAGCCATTGTTAATGTCTCAGAGGATTATAAAAACGAATATGGATTTATTGATAAAACAGGAGCTTATATTCTTGAACCAAAATACCATGATATTCAACTGTTAGGGGGAGAGCGGGCTTCTGTTGCCAAAGCGATTGACCCAGAGTATCCTCAGGCTGGGACGATTTTTGCACTTGCCGATACGACTACTGGTGTATTTTTGACGGATTTTAGTTATGACAGTATGAATGAATTTGAAGGAAAATATAGCAGCGTAACAAAAGGGATAAGCTCTTTTTTTATCAATAAAAACGGCAGACGAGCTTTGAATCTACCCGTAATTCATGGAGTAGGAACACTTAGTTTAAAAGACCATTTGATTCAAGCCTTTGTTGATGAACGATATTCATACTTTAATAGATATGGCCATCTCATTTGGGCACAAAACTCCATTCTTCCCTTAAATAGCTCTCTTTTTATTCATGAAGGAAAGTATAGACCGACTAAAGATTATCTAGTGTATTATCCACAAATTGTTGGAATGACGGATAAAGAAGCTCAGTCTAAAGTAAACCAAGTGTTAAGGGAAACATCAAGAGTGAAGGAATTACCTAAGAATGAACCGTTATATTATAGTTATTCTGGCGATTTTAATGTCCAATTTTATAAGAAACATTTACTCGTTTTGGAATTGACAGGATATGAGTATACCTTTGGTGCAGCCCATGGTATGCCATCAAAAATCAATATTCCCATTGATCTAAATACGAGCCGTATTTATGCATTAAAGGATTTATTTAAGCCTGACAGTAATTATGTAAACGTACTAAGTGAGGTCATAAGGAAGCAGATTCAACAACAAGAGGATTCCTATATTAACGAAGAAGATTATAAAGGGATAGTAGAAAACCAACCTTTTTATGTAACGAAAGAGGAGCTAGTCATCTATTTTAAGCCCTATGAGATCGCAGCCTATGCTCTAGGATTCCCAGAGTTTAAAATCTCTTATCAAGACATAAAGAGTGTAATCAATGAAACGGGAGCCTTTTGGCGATCTTTTCAATAA
- a CDS encoding sugar ABC transporter ATP-binding protein: MTTLEMKNVSIEFPGVKALNRVDFSVKSGKTHALIGANGAGKSTLMKVLSGAYDHYTGEITLDGQSMTIRSPKSAMDSGIQIVYQEVDTALIPYLTVAENIMLMDTVHNMGKKQWVNWKSLHSRAATILSEMNLSLPTKKLVSELTLAEKQMVLIARAVSKECRFLILDEPTAPLSHTETNELFRIVQELKNRDVGVIFISHRLPEIFEICDDITIMRNGEVVERQRISDTNQNKVVEHMLGQKLGDQFPDKFMTIGDTFLEVKGLTDKDKIKDFSMNVKAGEIVGIAGLVGAGKTEFCKALFGVEGKLVAGEVKVNGKRVNVKNPYEAVKNGLALVPEERRKEGILVNASVESNLTVVNLRHFSKDFSFLDRKKEKLVAKALINRLGIKTPSEETKVQNLSGGNQQKIAIGKWLVADADVYIFDEPTKGVDVGAKKDIFNLIVELASRGKAIIYASSELSEIMGITNRVYVLYDGKSVKELETKSTNEEELLFYSTGGR; this comes from the coding sequence ATGACCACTTTAGAGATGAAAAATGTGTCAATTGAATTTCCGGGTGTAAAAGCATTAAATAGGGTGGATTTTTCAGTTAAAAGCGGGAAAACTCATGCCTTAATTGGAGCCAATGGTGCTGGGAAGTCAACCTTGATGAAGGTTCTTTCAGGGGCATATGATCACTATACTGGTGAAATCACATTGGATGGACAATCTATGACCATTCGTTCGCCCAAAAGTGCCATGGACTCAGGAATTCAAATTGTATATCAGGAAGTGGATACAGCTCTGATTCCCTATTTAACGGTTGCGGAAAATATCATGTTAATGGACACAGTACACAACATGGGAAAGAAGCAATGGGTTAATTGGAAAAGCTTGCATTCTAGAGCGGCCACCATCCTATCAGAAATGAATTTGTCTCTTCCAACTAAAAAACTAGTAAGTGAATTAACATTAGCAGAAAAACAAATGGTCTTAATCGCCAGAGCGGTGTCAAAAGAATGTAGATTCCTCATCTTAGATGAGCCGACAGCACCTCTTAGTCATACGGAGACAAATGAGTTATTTCGTATCGTACAAGAATTAAAGAACCGTGATGTTGGAGTTATTTTCATCTCACATCGACTTCCAGAGATTTTTGAGATTTGTGATGATATTACGATTATGAGAAATGGGGAAGTAGTCGAGAGACAGAGGATTTCGGATACTAACCAAAACAAAGTAGTGGAGCATATGCTTGGTCAAAAACTCGGTGACCAGTTTCCTGATAAATTCATGACCATTGGAGACACATTCCTTGAGGTAAAAGGACTTACAGATAAAGATAAGATTAAAGATTTTAGCATGAACGTCAAAGCAGGGGAGATTGTGGGAATTGCTGGACTTGTAGGTGCCGGTAAGACCGAGTTCTGTAAAGCTTTGTTCGGGGTTGAAGGCAAATTAGTGGCAGGAGAAGTCAAGGTTAACGGAAAAAGAGTTAATGTTAAAAACCCGTATGAAGCGGTTAAGAATGGACTGGCCTTGGTCCCTGAAGAGCGCCGAAAAGAAGGGATTCTTGTAAATGCGTCGGTTGAATCAAATTTAACTGTAGTGAATTTAAGGCATTTTTCAAAAGATTTTAGTTTCCTGGATAGGAAAAAAGAAAAGTTAGTTGCAAAGGCACTGATCAATCGTCTTGGAATAAAGACACCTTCTGAAGAAACAAAAGTTCAAAATCTTTCTGGCGGTAATCAACAGAAGATTGCCATTGGCAAGTGGCTCGTAGCCGATGCTGATGTCTATATTTTTGATGAGCCGACCAAAGGTGTAGACGTTGGAGCAAAAAAGGACATTTTTAATCTTATTGTCGAGCTGGCAAGCCGCGGAAAAGCTATTATTTATGCATCATCTGAACTATCAGAGATTATGGGAATTACGAATCGGGTCTATGTCCTTTATGATGGAAAATCAGTTAAGGAACTAGAAACAAAATCAACTAATGAAGAAGAACTATTATTCTATTCAACAGGGGGCAGGTAA
- a CDS encoding Cof-type HAD-IIB family hydrolase yields the protein MTNRSVIFFDIDGTLLTHNKELPASTKEAIFTLKELGHEVAIATGRAPFMFEELRQELDIHTYVSYNGQYVVLNGNVLHTNPLHIESLEKLTAAALENDHPVVFMDHEDMRANVPEHDYIKQSIDTLKIDRFPTHDPHYYKGRDLYQTLLFCTEGEEKQYAEQYDAFDFVRWHPVSLDIVPKGGSKAKGIQKIVDALGFPAESQYAFGDGLNDLEMLSTVKNSVAMGNGEEQVKEVARFVTKSVEEDGILHGLKMVGLL from the coding sequence ATGACAAATCGTAGTGTGATTTTTTTTGATATCGACGGAACCTTACTTACCCATAACAAAGAGTTACCTGCCTCAACAAAAGAAGCGATTTTCACATTGAAAGAGCTGGGTCATGAGGTAGCGATTGCTACAGGAAGAGCTCCTTTTATGTTTGAAGAGTTGAGACAAGAGTTAGACATTCATACATACGTAAGCTATAACGGCCAGTATGTTGTATTAAATGGAAATGTCTTACATACAAATCCATTACATATTGAGTCACTTGAAAAATTAACTGCTGCTGCTCTTGAGAATGATCATCCCGTTGTGTTTATGGATCATGAAGATATGAGAGCCAACGTACCGGAGCATGACTATATTAAACAGAGCATCGATACGTTAAAAATTGATCGATTTCCTACACATGATCCTCACTATTACAAAGGTCGTGACTTGTATCAAACCCTACTTTTCTGTACTGAAGGGGAGGAAAAGCAATACGCAGAGCAATATGATGCGTTTGATTTTGTCCGATGGCATCCTGTTTCCTTAGACATCGTGCCAAAGGGTGGATCAAAAGCAAAGGGGATCCAAAAGATCGTAGATGCGCTTGGATTTCCAGCTGAAAGTCAATATGCTTTTGGTGATGGACTTAATGATTTGGAAATGCTCTCCACAGTGAAAAACAGCGTAGCTATGGGAAATGGAGAGGAACAAGTAAAAGAAGTGGCTAGGTTCGTTACCAAGTCAGTTGAAGAAGATGGTATTCTTCACGGACTGAAAATGGTGGGGCTTTTATAG
- a CDS encoding YibE/F family protein, with protein sequence MNALFCLAVILFILMVVIGGKKGAKSFIALFLNFAVLLLTILIMTDPNANPIILTIIACTIISCINLFFINEINNKTITAFVSTIITLAILLFFIVVVTEESMIQGFGEEETEELSMFSLYLGVDFVKIGAAMIIMSTIGAIIDVAISIASPMRELYNHNQQVSRKDLFSFGISIGRDILGTNTNTLFFAFFGGYLAMLIWFKDLSYSLGDIVNSKIFSSEMINILCAGIGVALIIPITSWITAYYLDKTREKSH encoded by the coding sequence ATGAATGCATTATTCTGTCTAGCAGTGATTTTATTTATTCTAATGGTAGTGATAGGTGGGAAAAAAGGAGCAAAGTCTTTTATTGCCTTATTTTTGAATTTTGCTGTCCTCCTTTTAACCATCCTTATCATGACGGATCCAAATGCAAACCCAATTATTCTAACCATAATTGCCTGTACAATCATTAGTTGTATTAATCTCTTTTTTATCAATGAAATAAACAATAAAACCATCACTGCCTTTGTTTCTACCATCATCACCTTGGCTATATTGCTATTTTTCATTGTGGTTGTCACAGAGGAATCAATGATTCAAGGATTTGGAGAAGAAGAAACGGAAGAACTCAGCATGTTCTCTTTGTATTTAGGAGTCGACTTTGTAAAGATTGGGGCGGCCATGATTATTATGAGTACGATAGGAGCCATTATTGATGTGGCCATTTCCATTGCTTCTCCTATGCGCGAGCTCTACAATCATAATCAGCAGGTTAGTAGGAAGGATTTATTTTCATTTGGAATCAGCATTGGCAGAGATATACTTGGAACCAATACAAATACATTATTTTTCGCCTTCTTTGGCGGATACTTAGCTATGCTTATTTGGTTTAAAGACCTTTCTTACTCACTTGGAGACATTGTCAATTCAAAAATATTCAGTTCTGAAATGATTAACATTCTTTGTGCTGGAATAGGCGTAGCCTTGATTATTCCGATTACCTCATGGATCACTGCATATTATTTAGATAAAACAAGAGAAAAATCTCATTAA
- a CDS encoding cupin domain-containing protein, with amino-acid sequence MVSYMDYTSPSTQFTFDVNTSPLFIKDNKNYINVLGIKQLNTLENVSLLDIFLSTNNIVEPHYHQNAAELVYCISGSATVSILNPFTKQILNYTITPGQVANVPQGWWHYEIALVDNTHLLAIFNAPTPEVILGSDILKFTPAKIMAHTYCLNENQWKQATSSVKPSTYIGPYKDCNRSTDHRPYQHINQPHEPSRYIRQYPQPLYGHHYQQYWG; translated from the coding sequence ATGGTTTCATATATGGATTATACATCTCCATCCACTCAATTCACTTTTGATGTTAATACAAGTCCCTTGTTCATTAAAGATAACAAAAACTATATTAATGTTTTAGGTATTAAACAGTTGAATACACTTGAAAATGTGTCTCTCTTAGATATTTTCCTTAGTACGAATAATATAGTAGAACCGCATTATCACCAAAATGCAGCCGAACTTGTATATTGTATTTCTGGTTCTGCTACAGTATCGATACTAAATCCTTTTACAAAACAAATCCTAAATTACACTATTACACCTGGACAAGTGGCAAATGTTCCACAAGGATGGTGGCATTATGAAATAGCTCTAGTTGATAACACCCATCTTTTGGCTATTTTTAATGCGCCTACTCCAGAAGTTATTTTAGGTTCTGATATATTGAAATTTACCCCTGCAAAAATCATGGCGCATACCTATTGTCTTAATGAAAATCAATGGAAACAAGCCACTTCATCTGTTAAACCATCAACATATATAGGTCCATACAAGGATTGTAATAGATCAACGGATCATAGACCTTATCAACATATCAATCAACCGCATGAACCATCCCGATATATTCGGCAATATCCACAGCCACTATATGGTCACCATTATCAGCAATATTGGGGCTAA
- a CDS encoding LacI family DNA-binding transcriptional regulator, translating to MATIKDIAEQAGFSISTVSRVLNNDESLSVPDETREKIYEVAEKLNYRRKTVRQLVNNIVFLYWLTDQEELEDVYFKTMRLEIEKWAKKFNVELTTYKIADGIAKIPDNIKGFIAVGSFTDKELHRLRSITPNGVFIDTTPDSVHYDSVRPDLSEMTKRAVDFFVDKGHSRIGFIGGTFHNPNTGLEEMDIREKTFRAYMTEKGQLNDRYVFCRRGFSVDNGYSLMKNAIDTLGEELPTAFYIAADPIAVGCLQALNEYGIAIPGRVNLISVNNISIAKYVSPPLTTFHIDLMELCKNAVQLLLERVVEKRKIVKTLYLGSELVVRKSTE from the coding sequence ATGGCAACGATTAAAGATATAGCAGAACAGGCGGGTTTTTCGATTTCCACCGTTTCCCGAGTGTTGAATAATGATGAGAGCCTTTCTGTACCAGATGAAACACGTGAGAAAATATATGAGGTAGCTGAGAAGCTTAACTATAGAAGAAAAACCGTTCGGCAGTTAGTAAATAATATCGTATTTTTGTATTGGCTAACAGATCAAGAGGAGCTTGAAGACGTTTACTTTAAAACGATGAGGCTTGAAATTGAAAAGTGGGCAAAAAAGTTTAATGTGGAGCTTACCACGTACAAAATCGCAGATGGAATAGCGAAAATTCCTGATAATATCAAGGGATTTATAGCGGTGGGGTCTTTTACAGACAAAGAATTACACCGCCTCAGAAGCATTACCCCAAATGGAGTATTTATTGATACAACTCCGGACTCTGTTCATTACGATTCCGTTCGGCCGGACCTGTCTGAAATGACGAAAAGAGCAGTGGATTTCTTTGTTGACAAGGGGCATAGCAGAATCGGCTTCATTGGAGGCACATTTCATAATCCGAATACAGGGCTTGAGGAAATGGATATAAGAGAGAAAACATTTCGTGCCTATATGACAGAGAAGGGTCAGTTGAATGATCGATATGTATTTTGTCGGAGAGGCTTTTCCGTGGATAACGGGTACTCTCTTATGAAGAATGCCATAGATACATTGGGAGAGGAATTGCCCACTGCATTTTATATAGCTGCTGATCCGATTGCGGTTGGTTGTTTACAGGCTTTAAATGAATATGGTATTGCGATACCAGGGCGAGTTAATCTTATTAGTGTAAATAATATTAGTATCGCAAAGTATGTATCTCCACCACTTACGACTTTTCACATTGATTTAATGGAATTATGTAAGAATGCAGTACAGTTATTGCTTGAAAGAGTGGTAGAGAAGCGGAAAATTGTTAAAACACTCTACCTTGGTTCTGAACTAGTGGTTAGGAAAAGCACGGAATAA